One Thermodesulfobium sp. 4217-1 DNA window includes the following coding sequences:
- a CDS encoding glycosyl hydrolase family 18 protein: protein MYKLILSTIFIFVFAAFGQICAFDKQLYVDKYPDKPAGVLIKNNDGLFMMANNIKLITNKNFLINPKEKRIYIFDVKLNLINKDNLSLESMNFPLENINGNYYIDILSLSSLFNFNIKDNGDYYLLEHDKGLPLPSKEKKYNGMVGLGFSVAKNFSDLKRFDLNSNINTVCFTWFSLEDSFGNFNNNADIGVVNYLHEKGYRVWGLFNNKFNPNLTHKLFESEYGIDNAINQIFTYALMYHLDGVNVDFENMDKSDIKNFNHFVEKLNNMLKNSDIALSVDVTVPDNNSSWSLCYDRKTISEYSDYLVLMTYDEFSNGSEHAGPTASIPWMEKGLRDTLKDVNSNKILLGIPFYTREWIENTSGNIVKVKPIDSQKIKGYLETNNLTPQFDDKYGLYHVSFYRYNLKHEMWFDNNVTMTNKLKLIHRYNLGGFAIWKLESGDEGIWSSFSDLFGDKLINIGGIKSGK, encoded by the coding sequence ATGTATAAACTAATTCTTTCAACTATATTCATTTTTGTTTTTGCTGCCTTTGGGCAAATCTGTGCTTTTGATAAACAACTGTATGTAGATAAGTATCCTGACAAGCCAGCAGGAGTCTTAATAAAAAATAACGATGGGCTCTTTATGATGGCTAATAATATTAAATTAATCACTAACAAAAACTTTTTGATAAATCCAAAAGAAAAAAGAATATATATTTTTGATGTTAAGTTAAATTTAATAAATAAAGATAATCTATCGCTTGAGTCAATGAATTTTCCCTTAGAGAATATAAATGGCAATTATTATATAGACATTCTCTCCCTTTCAAGCTTGTTTAATTTTAATATTAAAGATAATGGGGATTACTATCTTTTAGAACACGACAAAGGATTGCCCCTGCCTTCTAAAGAAAAGAAGTATAACGGAATGGTTGGTTTAGGGTTTAGCGTGGCAAAAAATTTTTCAGATCTTAAAAGATTTGATTTAAATTCAAACATTAATACAGTTTGTTTTACCTGGTTTTCTCTGGAAGACAGTTTTGGGAACTTTAATAATAATGCTGATATTGGTGTCGTAAACTATCTTCATGAAAAGGGATATAGAGTTTGGGGCCTATTTAATAATAAGTTTAACCCTAACCTGACACATAAGTTGTTCGAAAGCGAATATGGTATAGACAATGCTATTAATCAAATTTTTACATACGCCTTGATGTACCATTTAGATGGAGTTAATGTTGATTTTGAAAATATGGATAAGTCTGACATCAAAAATTTTAACCATTTTGTTGAAAAATTAAATAATATGTTAAAAAACTCAGATATAGCATTGTCTGTAGATGTTACTGTACCTGATAATAACTCTTCATGGTCTTTGTGCTATGATAGAAAAACGATATCAGAATATAGCGATTACCTTGTTCTGATGACCTATGACGAATTTTCAAATGGCTCTGAACATGCTGGACCTACTGCGTCTATTCCTTGGATGGAGAAGGGTTTGAGGGATACCTTGAAGGATGTAAATTCTAATAAGATATTATTGGGCATTCCTTTTTACACAAGAGAGTGGATTGAGAACACCTCAGGCAATATCGTTAAGGTAAAGCCTATTGACAGTCAAAAAATAAAGGGATATCTTGAGACTAATAACTTGACGCCGCAATTTGACGATAAATATGGTCTTTATCATGTTAGCTTTTACAGGTATAATTTAAAACATGAAATGTGGTTTGACAATAATGTTACAATGACAAATAAACTTAAACTTATTCATAGATACAATCTTGGCGGTTTTGCAATATGGAAGCTGGAATCAGGTGACGAAGGTATTTGGAGCTCTTTTTCTGACTTGTTTGGCGATAAATTAATAAATATAGGAGGCATAAAAAGTGGAAAATAA
- a CDS encoding metal-sensing transcriptional repressor — protein MNNSSKPEPFHKDALKLLKTARGHIDGVIKMIEEERYCIDISNQILAIIAILKKSNTSVLNKHIDRCVRNAVSSNEVDEKIIELQNIMKYIEKTK, from the coding sequence TTGAATAATAGCAGCAAACCAGAGCCTTTTCATAAAGATGCCTTAAAGTTGCTAAAAACAGCCAGGGGCCACATCGATGGCGTAATAAAGATGATTGAAGAAGAAAGATATTGTATAGATATATCAAATCAAATTCTGGCAATTATTGCTATTTTAAAAAAATCTAACACATCTGTCTTAAACAAGCACATAGACAGATGTGTTAGGAACGCAGTAAGCAGTAACGAAGTAGATGAAAAGATTATAGAGCTTCAAAATATTATGAAATATATAGAAAAAACCAAATAA
- a CDS encoding glutaredoxin family protein — protein MTDKVIIYTSPGCPDCASVKNWLKKNDIQYSEIDITAPGKADEAFEKFGVRIAPITVVKDQFFYGTFKDQKPNLEKIFKNSRGE, from the coding sequence ATGACAGATAAAGTTATTATCTACACATCGCCAGGATGTCCCGACTGCGCTTCTGTGAAGAATTGGCTCAAAAAAAATGACATACAGTATTCTGAGATTGACATCACCGCTCCAGGCAAGGCAGATGAAGCTTTTGAAAAGTTCGGTGTCAGAATAGCTCCGATTACAGTAGTTAAAGATCAATTTTTTTATGGAACGTTTAAGGATCAAAAACCAAATTTAGAAAAAATATTTAAAAATTCTCGAGGTGAGTAA
- a CDS encoding flavodoxin family protein, translated as MKALAISGSAKKGGNTAFMLKTVLEGLEKDGIQTELIELADEEIKSCTACYKCFKNRDKKCVIKDDNLNHYIQKLIESDIIILGSPVYLVDITPKLIAFMERCGMVSIANKYLLKRKIGAGIVVRYRRAGAIHGLDSINHFFLVEQMIVVGSNYLNIGVGRGSEATILADSEIDEEGIKTMIDLARNISWLVKEKYQ; from the coding sequence ATGAAGGCACTTGCTATCAGCGGAAGCGCAAAAAAGGGTGGAAACACTGCTTTCATGCTAAAGACGGTTTTAGAAGGACTTGAAAAAGATGGCATACAAACCGAGCTCATAGAACTTGCAGACGAGGAAATAAAATCCTGCACTGCTTGTTATAAGTGCTTTAAAAATAGAGATAAGAAATGCGTAATAAAGGATGACAATCTAAATCATTATATCCAAAAATTGATAGAATCAGATATTATAATTCTTGGTTCCCCAGTATATCTGGTGGACATCACTCCAAAGCTTATTGCGTTTATGGAGAGATGCGGTATGGTTTCAATAGCAAACAAATATCTGTTAAAAAGAAAAATTGGTGCAGGCATAGTAGTAAGATATAGAAGAGCAGGAGCAATTCATGGTCTTGATTCGATAAACCATTTCTTTTTAGTAGAACAGATGATTGTTGTTGGCTCAAATTACCTAAACATTGGAGTCGGAAGGGGCTCGGAAGCGACTATTCTTGCAGATAGTGAGATTGATGAAGAGGGCATAAAAACAATGATTGATCTAGCTCGTAATATTTCATGGCTTGTTAAAGAAAAATATCAATAA
- a CDS encoding heavy metal-associated domain-containing protein: protein MKVYVSGMTCMHCKMTVERLFSQIDSVEKVEVDLSTGIVDVKSSKKISKEELEKSLEDTAYKVEKVE from the coding sequence ATGAAAGTATATGTATCAGGTATGACATGCATGCATTGTAAGATGACAGTTGAAAGGTTATTTTCTCAAATAGACTCGGTAGAGAAAGTTGAAGTGGATTTATCAACAGGCATAGTCGATGTTAAGAGCAGCAAAAAAATTAGCAAAGAAGAATTGGAAAAATCCTTAGAAGATACAGCTTATAAGGTAGAGAAAGTTGAATAA
- a CDS encoding PC4/YdbC family ssDNA-binding protein: MAEIKFDILETFGVISESPKGWKKELKLVSWNDKDTKYDIREWSPNYDRMGKGLTFTKEELKALRDVLKNIDL; this comes from the coding sequence ATGGCAGAAATAAAATTTGATATTTTAGAAACTTTTGGAGTTATTTCTGAAAGTCCAAAAGGCTGGAAAAAAGAGTTAAAACTAGTTAGTTGGAACGATAAGGATACAAAATATGATATTAGAGAGTGGTCTCCTAATTATGATAGAATGGGCAAAGGTTTAACCTTCACAAAAGAAGAACTGAAAGCCCTTAGAGATGTCTTGAAAAATATTGATTTATAA
- a CDS encoding sulfocyanin-like copper-binding protein, translating to MFKKNFVKPIIFILALASLLVFGYAYSNGFCAYGNGYGPGMMNGNGNGSGNGYGPGNGYGPGMMNGYNNGQSSYQTIPTSQLKSFSDLIGNVTVDDKNNSITFNDQNAVIPIVASPNDNAMYSFGVGNLINPTIIVRKNANITLKLVNNDDDMYHGIIITNTAPPYPYTVMMNISLAFQYSAIRPLSYEDKQNKLLATGSTEFSANTPGTYYYVCQVPGHAQQGMYGKFIILDK from the coding sequence ATGTTTAAAAAGAATTTCGTAAAACCGATCATCTTTATTTTGGCATTAGCATCTCTGTTAGTTTTTGGATATGCTTATAGCAATGGGTTTTGTGCATACGGAAACGGATATGGTCCTGGTATGATGAATGGAAACGGAAATGGTTCGGGAAATGGATATGGACCCGGGAATGGATACGGTCCTGGGATGATGAATGGCTATAACAATGGTCAGAGTAGCTATCAAACCATACCTACAAGTCAGTTAAAGAGTTTTTCAGATCTTATTGGCAACGTAACAGTTGACGATAAGAACAATTCAATCACCTTCAACGATCAAAACGCTGTTATACCCATAGTAGCCTCTCCAAATGACAACGCAATGTATTCGTTCGGAGTTGGAAACCTAATAAATCCAACTATTATTGTTAGAAAAAATGCCAATATAACTCTGAAACTCGTAAACAATGATGATGATATGTATCATGGAATAATAATTACAAATACCGCACCTCCATATCCATATACAGTCATGATGAATATATCTTTAGCTTTCCAGTATTCTGCAATCAGACCCTTGTCTTATGAAGACAAACAAAATAAACTTTTGGCAACTGGATCTACAGAATTTAGTGCAAATACACCCGGAACATATTATTATGTATGTCAGGTACCAGGGCATGCTCAGCAAGGCATGTATGGAAAATTTATAATCTTAGATAAGTAG
- a CDS encoding heavy metal translocating P-type ATPase produces the protein MQKVILKINGMSCASCAMNVEKALKKVEGVKSAVVNLVTEKAVVEGDNLDPEKLSSSVEKAGYSSTLDQFEKGDVQSKTYKIEGMSCASCAMNVEKALKKVEGVKSAVVNLTTEKALVTFDPLNFRERSIFEAVEKAGYKAINEKRESKDEADDFAEKLRKAKLKMIYAWVITAPLSLIMFLNMFFGIEFKYNMLINIVFSFPVIFIIGIDPIKSAIKALIHRNTNMDVLIFFGVTSSYLTGLLNIFGQKIADYSAVGAMITGFYLIGQYLESKAKGKASEEVKKLLNLSPKTANLVKEDGSIEKIDADDIAISDILLVKPSEQIPSDSIVVEGDTAVDESMITGESLPVPKSTGDTVIGGTINQLGTIKVKVSQVGENTVLSKIAKLVEDAQSTKVPVQAFADKVISVFVPTIITIAIATFLIWFLFPSSLHKIDLWAKDFLPWVNPNLNSISAAIYASVATLVIACPCALGLATPTALMVGLGLGASKGILIRSGEALERAKDIDVVVFDKTGTITDKELYVTDISSNIDKDEFIKVVASLESYSEHPIGIAINKYAKDNNIIKIDFQGVKVIPGLGVEGYLNNRKISVGSPKFIEGIASMADINKSKFMGKTLAIAYEEERGLLGIIALSFNIKANAKEAIEQIKNMGIKTIMLTGDNEETAKYVADSVGIDEYFADLLPQDKISHIKKLQDMGHIVAMVGDGINDAPSLKQSDIGISIGTGTDIAKEASDITLMTDDLTNVTRSIRLSVATFKKIKQNLFWAFFYNIIAIPFAALGMLHPVIAEAAMATSSVFVVTNSIRLRNFKI, from the coding sequence ATGCAAAAAGTAATTTTAAAAATAAATGGTATGAGTTGCGCATCATGTGCTATGAACGTAGAGAAGGCCCTAAAAAAGGTCGAGGGAGTAAAGAGTGCAGTAGTAAACCTTGTGACTGAAAAGGCCGTAGTTGAGGGAGATAATTTAGATCCAGAAAAATTATCCAGTTCAGTTGAAAAAGCTGGATATTCCTCCACTCTTGATCAGTTTGAAAAAGGTGACGTTCAAAGCAAAACCTATAAAATTGAAGGTATGAGCTGCGCCTCATGTGCTATGAACGTAGAGAAGGCCCTAAAAAAGGTCGAGGGAGTAAAGAGTGCAGTAGTAAACCTTACTACTGAAAAAGCTCTGGTAACCTTTGATCCCTTAAATTTCAGGGAAAGAAGTATTTTTGAAGCTGTAGAAAAAGCTGGATATAAAGCTATAAATGAAAAGAGAGAGTCAAAAGATGAGGCAGATGATTTTGCTGAAAAGTTAAGAAAGGCAAAGTTAAAAATGATTTACGCATGGGTAATTACTGCCCCATTGAGTTTAATTATGTTTTTAAATATGTTTTTTGGAATTGAATTTAAATATAACATGTTAATTAATATTGTTTTTTCTTTTCCCGTAATCTTCATAATAGGTATCGATCCTATAAAAAGTGCAATAAAGGCATTGATTCATAGAAATACAAATATGGATGTATTGATATTCTTTGGAGTTACATCATCTTATTTGACAGGTTTGTTAAATATTTTTGGTCAGAAAATAGCTGATTACTCAGCAGTGGGCGCTATGATTACTGGATTTTACCTTATTGGCCAATATCTCGAAAGTAAGGCAAAAGGAAAAGCCTCAGAAGAGGTAAAAAAATTACTAAATTTAAGCCCTAAAACAGCAAATCTTGTAAAAGAAGATGGTTCAATAGAAAAAATAGATGCAGACGACATTGCAATATCAGACATTCTTCTAGTGAAGCCCTCAGAACAAATCCCTTCAGACTCAATAGTTGTTGAAGGCGATACCGCCGTAGACGAATCAATGATTACAGGAGAAAGTTTGCCCGTGCCAAAGTCAACTGGAGATACCGTTATTGGCGGAACCATAAATCAGCTCGGTACCATAAAGGTTAAGGTGTCTCAGGTAGGAGAGAATACCGTCTTATCTAAAATTGCAAAATTAGTAGAAGACGCACAAAGCACTAAGGTACCAGTTCAGGCTTTTGCGGACAAGGTCATATCGGTATTCGTTCCTACAATTATAACCATAGCAATAGCAACCTTCCTAATCTGGTTCTTATTTCCATCATCATTGCATAAAATAGATCTTTGGGCAAAAGATTTTCTTCCATGGGTAAATCCCAATCTCAATTCAATTTCAGCCGCAATATACGCATCAGTCGCAACTCTTGTAATAGCCTGTCCTTGTGCATTAGGACTGGCCACTCCAACTGCCCTAATGGTAGGATTGGGTCTTGGAGCCTCTAAAGGTATATTAATCAGATCGGGTGAAGCGCTCGAGAGAGCAAAAGACATAGATGTGGTTGTGTTTGACAAGACAGGAACAATTACAGATAAAGAATTATACGTAACCGATATTTCTTCAAATATTGACAAAGATGAATTTATAAAGGTTGTCGCCTCACTTGAGAGTTACAGTGAGCACCCAATAGGTATTGCAATAAATAAATACGCAAAAGATAACAATATTATAAAAATAGACTTTCAGGGCGTAAAAGTAATTCCTGGATTGGGAGTAGAAGGCTATTTAAATAATAGAAAAATTAGCGTGGGAAGCCCTAAATTTATTGAAGGTATAGCCTCGATGGCAGATATAAATAAATCCAAATTTATGGGCAAAACCTTAGCAATAGCCTATGAAGAAGAAAGAGGTTTGTTGGGAATTATTGCCTTGTCCTTCAATATTAAAGCCAATGCAAAAGAGGCAATTGAACAAATTAAAAATATGGGCATTAAAACTATAATGCTGACAGGCGACAACGAAGAAACTGCAAAATATGTGGCAGACTCAGTTGGCATTGACGAGTATTTTGCAGATTTATTGCCTCAAGATAAGATATCGCATATTAAAAAACTCCAAGATATGGGACATATTGTAGCAATGGTTGGCGATGGCATAAATGACGCCCCATCTCTGAAACAATCTGATATAGGAATATCTATTGGAACTGGAACAGATATAGCTAAAGAAGCGAGCGATATTACGTTGATGACAGATGACCTGACAAATGTAACCAGGTCAATAAGATTATCGGTAGCAACGTTTAAAAAGATTAAACAAAATCTATTCTGGGCTTTTTTCTACAATATAATTGCAATTCCGTTTGCAGCTCTGGGAATGCTTCATCCTGTCATAGCTGAAGCAGCAATGGCTACAAGCTCAGTGTTTGTAGTCACAAACTCTATTAGGCTTAGAAATTTTAAGATATAA
- a CDS encoding MFS transporter, whose product MLKLQKNVILLCCMCVASFMVSLDVSIVNISYPYLSRFFGVSIENISNLAIFYLLSLCSMLIIFGKISDSIGASKVFLSGSILFSFTSLFCAISGTFHVILIGRFFQGVASSMISATTGALILQRLPKEYIGRSFAAVTGLGGIGFAFGPPIGSFLIEKFGWHSIFLINVPIGLLVFLFTLLSLSKVDETKLKNKFDLIGYFLIFTVISLLIIILNLQRTVTEKGLLFSIWFAWLLLLALFIYYEKNNKNPTIDFSIFKNKNISFALISSFFIVFLFDGFNFVIPFFAIGAMHFSQELTGILIGISSLITIFTVPMIGLLSDKFGYRKMCIFSSLNLFISCALFFFIQNFSFMLYFVIAIVFAGVGLVGFFVASPSLILGHVKKSQSGFVSSFIQVVQNLGALIGIYLFSNFYGKIDMSYSVDLLEKGFHNASAFGVFLSIIVTIFSFLAFEKRKKEI is encoded by the coding sequence ATGCTTAAGTTGCAAAAAAATGTAATTTTGTTGTGTTGTATGTGTGTGGCAAGCTTTATGGTTAGCTTGGACGTTAGCATAGTTAACATCTCATACCCATATTTAAGTAGATTCTTTGGCGTTAGCATAGAAAATATATCAAATTTAGCGATATTCTATCTTTTATCGCTTTGTTCAATGCTTATTATTTTTGGAAAAATTTCTGATTCTATTGGTGCATCCAAGGTATTTCTATCAGGGTCTATATTGTTCTCTTTTACATCTCTTTTTTGCGCAATTTCTGGCACTTTTCATGTCATCTTGATCGGAAGATTTTTTCAGGGAGTGGCGTCAAGTATGATTTCTGCTACCACGGGCGCATTGATCTTGCAACGTTTGCCTAAAGAGTATATCGGAAGATCTTTTGCGGCAGTTACTGGACTTGGGGGAATTGGATTTGCATTTGGGCCTCCAATTGGATCTTTTTTGATTGAAAAATTTGGATGGCATTCTATTTTTTTGATTAACGTGCCCATAGGCCTTTTGGTTTTTCTCTTTACTTTACTTTCGCTTTCAAAAGTTGATGAAACGAAGCTTAAGAATAAATTTGATCTTATAGGATACTTTCTGATTTTTACTGTAATATCTCTTCTGATAATTATACTAAATCTACAAAGAACAGTTACCGAAAAAGGTTTGCTTTTTTCTATATGGTTTGCTTGGCTTTTGCTTCTTGCTTTGTTTATATATTATGAAAAAAATAATAAAAATCCAACGATTGATTTTTCAATCTTCAAAAACAAGAATATATCTTTCGCTCTAATATCGAGTTTTTTTATAGTTTTCTTGTTTGATGGGTTTAATTTTGTGATACCGTTTTTTGCTATTGGAGCTATGCATTTTAGCCAGGAATTAACAGGAATTTTAATTGGGATTTCAAGCCTAATAACAATCTTTACCGTGCCAATGATTGGACTGTTGTCTGATAAGTTTGGATATAGGAAAATGTGCATTTTTTCTTCATTAAATTTATTCATATCTTGTGCCCTATTCTTTTTTATACAGAACTTTAGCTTTATGCTTTATTTTGTAATTGCCATCGTCTTTGCAGGGGTTGGTCTGGTTGGTTTCTTTGTGGCAAGTCCTTCTCTTATCCTGGGTCACGTAAAAAAATCTCAGAGCGGTTTTGTTTCTTCTTTCATTCAAGTAGTCCAAAATCTTGGAGCTTTAATTGGTATATACCTTTTTAGCAATTTTTATGGGAAAATAGATATGTCTTATTCTGTGGATCTTTTAGAGAAAGGCTTTCACAATGCATCTGCTTTTGGAGTTTTTTTGAGCATAATTGTAACAATCTTTTCTTTTCTTGCTTTTGAAAAAAGGAAAAAGGAGATTTGA